The nucleotide window CGATCCGGGCGACCACCGTCCGCCGTTCGCCCTGTCGGAACGTCACGGACAGCCAGAACTCGCCGACGCGGACCTCCCTGTGTGGACTGTTCTGCAGTGGTTCACCGTAGTCCGGCGGGTCACGCCACGGCGAACTGACGGTCTCGTCCAGTCTGTCCAGTGTTCGCTCTCGCTCGTGAGCGTCGAGTGCAGCGAGGTCGTCTTCGGCGTTCGACGCCAACTCCCACGTCCAGTCGCCGTCACTCGTCGTCGTCCGCGCCGAACCGCTCGCGGGCCTCGACGGGGCTCGTGGTGCGCCCCCCGCGCATCTCTCCTTTCGGCTCGGAGCAACGCCACGAGTTCGTCGCGGTCGAACGCCGGAAACTCCGTCGCGTCCCGGGATGTGTGCCTGATGAACTCGCTGCGACTGTCGAACTCACGCCCCTGCCAGGCGTCGTCTATCTCGTCGGGAGACGACTGCGTGAGCTCGAAACTCACCGTGACGATCTCGTCGTCGTCGCCGGTCACTCCGGACAGACAGGCGTACTACTACGTCTCACTCGGTCTGTTTCGCCGAGTCGTGGCGACCGCTCGTGTGCGGAGAGGCCGTCGGCTCCGGCCCTCGATAAACCTCGATCCGTCGTCGCCGAACTACCGCTGCTCCCGTTGTTCCACCTTGTTCAGTTCGATCAGGAGTCTGAAGATCGCCTTCACCAGGTTCGAGTCCACCTCGAACTGCTGGGCGTTGTCGCCCGCGCGGTCCATCACGGCCTGTTCCTGTGCCTCGTCCGTCGTCGGGAGGTCGTGGGCGGCCTTCACGTCGGCGATGGTGTCGGCGACGTACGTCCGGCGCGCGATCAGCTCCACGAGTTCCCGGTCGATCGACCGAATCTCCTCTCGGAGTTCGTCGAGTGTCATCTCCTCGGGGTCCGACCCGCCGGCCCCGGCCTGTCCGCCCCAGTCGTCCGTCGTGTCGTCTGTCATCGGTGTCGGTCTCTTCCGCGTTCGCGTGTCTCCGTGTCCGTCTCCCCGTCCGTCGTCGTCACCGCACTCGTGTCCGTCCTTCCGTCCGTCTTCGCGTCGGTGTCCGTCGCGTCGAGTCCCCAGTCCGTCGGCGGGGCCCCGTCGCCGTGCGCGACGACCTCGGCGCCCGTCTCGCGGGTCGTCGTCTCCAGCACCTCGCCGTCGCGGTCGCGCCAGGCGTCCGCGACGGGGTCGAGCCCCTCGCCGACGGCGACGACGCTCGGTCCGGTTCCGGACAGCGACACGCCGGCGCAGTGTGGCATCGCCTCCACCGCCGGCGCCGTCGGGTACGACAGCGCCGCCGAGAACGCCAGCCCGTTGACCGTCATCGCCGTCTCGTACTCGCC belongs to Halobaculum sp. MBLA0143 and includes:
- a CDS encoding type II toxin-antitoxin system RelE/ParE family toxin yields the protein MASNAEDDLAALDAHERERTLDRLDETVSSPWRDPPDYGEPLQNSPHREVRVGEFWLSVTFRQGERRTVVARIERRGGAYTADND
- a CDS encoding chorismate mutase, which translates into the protein MTDDTTDDWGGQAGAGGSDPEEMTLDELREEIRSIDRELVELIARRTYVADTIADVKAAHDLPTTDEAQEQAVMDRAGDNAQQFEVDSNLVKAIFRLLIELNKVEQREQR